One Drosophila ananassae strain 14024-0371.13 chromosome 4 unlocalized genomic scaffold, ASM1763931v2 tig00000240, whole genome shotgun sequence genomic window carries:
- the LOC123258005 gene encoding uncharacterized protein LOC123258005, protein MSVRRSPENSSRLAIESVQCSVCNDTNAEIEFVETPCQHRFHRTCVTSWLLQNETCPNCRQPCLSSQLNDSTRRAQDTTLEVPRVQNGSNPNSRTGAVPRSRPNTRPTTRSTATISNNRPSTSSQPQRSPRAGGSQRTTSISEGRIQELITNALEAYQTQLSSTLSEQISLAMQNLHIPTSQRQSLEWDVELPPADPLQSQPFDSHLSGNHNISANRSLENRRENHTIRPDQISSLIVHWKLQFSGSPKDIFVDDFIYRVNTLTRRSLNGNFDLLYEYANLLFVGPALTFFWRCHRSSEEMNWRLLCSRLRERYKDQRSDQDIRAAMRRRRQGNSECFDDFLDSILAIADALSEPISDSELAQTIRNNLRSDQGHDLLHIETPTIAALRKHCHRHEEFFNNLRAKSSSRPR, encoded by the coding sequence ATGTCAGTTCGGCGTAGTCCCGAAAATAGTTCAAGATTGGCCATTGAGTCGGTGCAATGCTCCGTATGCAATGATACCAACGCCGAGATAGAATTTGTCGAAACTCCGTGTCAACACCGCTTTCATCGAACGTGCGTAACTTCCTGGTTACTGCAAAATGAAACGTGTCCAAATTGTCGACAACCATGCTTATCGTCGCAGCTCAATGATAGCACGCGAAGAGCGCAAGACACTACCCTAGAAGTTCCGAGAGTTCAAAACGGATCCAATCCAAACTCACGAACAGGTGCCGTTCCTAGAAGTCGTCCGAATACCAGACCGACAACAAGGTCAACCGCAACCATATCCAATAACCGTCCGAGCACCAGCTCGCAACCTCAGCGTTCACCACGTGCTGGAGGTTCGCAAAGAACGACTAGCATTTCAGAAGGGAGAATTCAGGAACTCATAACGAATGCATTAGAAGCATACCAAACCCAACTCTCTTCAACATTGTCAGAACAAATCAGTCTGGCAATGCAAAACCTTCACATACCTACCTCTCAAAGACAATCACTTGAGTGGGATGTGGAATTACCGCCAGCCGACCCATTACAAAGCCAGCCTTTTGATAGTCATTTGTCAGGTAACCATAACATCTCTGCTAATCGTTCACTAGAGAATCGAAGAGAGAATCACACTATCCGACCTGACCAAATTTCAAGCTTAATTGTTCACTGGAAGCTACAGTTTTCCGGCTCACCAAAAGATATTTTCGTAGACGATTTTATATACAGAGTGAATACTTTAACACGTCGCTCGTTAAACGGAAACTTTGATCTTTTGTATGAGTACGCGAATTTGTTGTTTGTAGGCCCAGCTCTAACCTTCTTTTGGCGATGCCATAGGAGTTCAGAGGAGATGAATTGGCGATTACTCTGTTCTCGGTTAAGGGAACGATATAAAGACCAACGATCAGATCAGGACATTCGAGCCGCGATGCGTAGAAGAAGGCAGGGAAATAGTGAATGTTTCGACGATTTTCTTGACTCCATCCTAGCCATCGCCGATGCGCTATCTGAACCTATTTCAGACTCAGAGTTGGCTCAGACAATAAGAAACAACCTAAGATCTGACCAAGGACACGACCTTTTACATATAGAAACCCCAACTATTGCTGCTTTACGCAAGCACTGCCACCGTCATGAAGAGTTCTTCAACAATCTCAGAGCTAAAAGTAGTTCACGTCCAAGGTAG